A genomic window from Lotus japonicus ecotype B-129 chromosome 1, LjGifu_v1.2 includes:
- the LOC130731940 gene encoding protein PLANT CADMIUM RESISTANCE 2-like — MYKTVAGSTDYQPTPPPPPQPPVEWSTGLYDCFSDYNNCCLTYWCPCVTFGRIAEIVDKGSTSCGASGFYFVQHGVFYSANYRTKIRSQYNLKGNNCLDCLTHCFCSRCALCQEYRELEKQGFNMKIGWHGNVEQQTRGVAMTSTAPTVEQSMTR, encoded by the exons ATGTATAAAACAGTAGCAGGCTCTACCGACTACCAACCAACACCTCCTCCGCCACCGCAACCTCCCGTCGAATGGTCCACCGGGCTATATGATTGCTTCTCTGACTACAACAATt GTTGCCTAACGTACTGGTGTCCATGTGTAACATTTGGTCGAATTGCAGAGATTGTTGACAAGGGATCCACTT CTTGTGGTGCTAGTGGTTTCTACTTTGTTCAACATGGGGTCTTTTACTCAGCCAACTACCGGACAAAGATAAGATCTCAGTACAATTTGAAAGGAAATAATTGCTTGGATTGCTTGACTCATTGCTTCTGCAGTAGATGCGCATTGTGCCAAGAGTACCGTGAGCTTGAAAAACAAGGATTTAACATGAAGATCG GGTGGCATGGAAATGTTGAGCAACAGACAAGAGGAGTAGCCATGacttcaaccgctccaacagTGGAACAGAGCATGACCCGTTGA